One part of the Polycyclovorans algicola TG408 genome encodes these proteins:
- a CDS encoding peptidoglycan-binding domain-containing protein, with the protein MSLRLSIAVLTVAVTTLATAASADEGADLPPAAPPDAKVGECWAMVKTAPQYARREVSIELQPEKTVERRIAGESRWVEREVRVPAYTQRRVITPAVVEWVEETVTEPARTETRRVPGTYRTVLREEPIRTGDTAQWQRDITADGALCWVETPTAFRQVAQRQPLTPATTETVEIAERTHTKRRRVVKTPAVVDVTEVPAQVKVERIREEITPDRFVTETIPAVMGTEIRRVMVEPSRLDLRAVLCDTNATPTRVRAVQQALKARGHYRGPLDGQFGAQTLAGIDAFQSAEGLATEGVTLEALAALGVE; encoded by the coding sequence ATGTCGCTGCGTCTGTCCATCGCCGTGCTGACCGTAGCGGTCACGACACTGGCGACCGCGGCCAGCGCTGACGAGGGGGCCGACCTGCCGCCGGCTGCCCCACCCGACGCCAAGGTTGGCGAATGCTGGGCGATGGTCAAAACCGCGCCGCAATACGCGCGCCGCGAAGTCAGCATTGAATTGCAGCCCGAGAAGACGGTAGAGCGCCGCATCGCTGGCGAAAGCCGCTGGGTCGAGCGCGAGGTACGCGTGCCCGCCTACACGCAGCGCCGCGTGATCACACCCGCCGTGGTCGAGTGGGTTGAAGAAACTGTCACCGAACCCGCCCGCACCGAAACCCGCCGCGTGCCCGGTACCTACCGCACCGTGTTGCGCGAGGAGCCGATTCGCACCGGGGACACCGCACAATGGCAGCGCGACATCACCGCCGACGGCGCGCTGTGCTGGGTCGAAACGCCAACCGCCTTCAGACAGGTCGCGCAGCGGCAGCCGCTCACGCCGGCCACCACCGAGACCGTCGAGATTGCCGAGCGCACCCACACCAAGCGCCGCCGGGTGGTCAAAACCCCCGCAGTGGTCGACGTCACCGAGGTGCCGGCGCAGGTCAAGGTCGAACGCATTCGCGAAGAGATCACGCCCGACCGGTTCGTGACCGAAACCATTCCGGCCGTGATGGGCACCGAGATTCGGCGGGTGATGGTCGAACCCTCACGGCTGGACCTGCGCGCCGTCCTCTGCGACACCAATGCCACGCCCACCCGGGTGCGCGCGGTGCAGCAGGCACTCAAAGCGCGCGGCCACTACCGCGGCCCGCTCGACGGCCAGTTCGGCGCGCAAACGCTGGCCGGCATCGACGCCTTCCAATCGGCTGAGGGCCTGGCCACCGAGGGCGTGACACTGGAAGCACTGGCGGCGTTGGGCGTCGAGTAG
- a CDS encoding peptide chain release factor 3: MSEVARAAALRRTFAIISHPDAGKTTLTEKLLLFGGAIRLAGSVKGRKADRHATSDWMALEQQRGISITTSVMQFPYNGKIVNLLDTPGHEDFSEDTYRTLTAVDSALMVIDAAKGVEARTIKLMEVCRLRTTPIITFVNKLDREGRPPLELLDEVEKVLGIRCTPVTWPIGMGREFKGVYHLLEDRFYLYTGDKHRVSEIETIEGLHTPGLDQRFGRPYQQMLEEIELVQMAGDGFDLDAYRRGELTPVFFGSGINNFGVRELLNGFTDWAPPPQGREAEPRHVAADEAAFSGFVFKIQANMDPKHRDRVAFLRVCSGTYREGMTLHSVRLKGPARISQALTFMASDRENVQIAYPGDIIGLHNHGTISIGDSFSEGEQIRFTGIPNFAPDLFRRVILKDPLKAKALNKGLDQLCEEGATQVYRPLTNNDIVLGAVGVLQFEVVQYRLKDEYNVECIFEPVQVHSARWVACSDAKKWTDFKDKNEQRLAIDHHGALVYLASSSVNLGMARERFPDVHFTDTKEQNFGV; the protein is encoded by the coding sequence ATGTCTGAAGTCGCACGGGCGGCGGCGCTGCGGCGCACGTTCGCCATCATCTCCCACCCCGACGCGGGCAAGACCACGCTGACCGAAAAGCTGCTGCTGTTTGGCGGCGCGATCCGCCTGGCCGGGTCGGTGAAAGGCCGCAAGGCCGACCGCCACGCCACGTCCGACTGGATGGCGCTGGAACAGCAGCGCGGCATCTCGATCACCACCTCGGTGATGCAGTTTCCGTACAACGGCAAAATCGTGAACCTGCTGGACACGCCGGGCCACGAAGACTTCTCGGAAGACACCTACCGCACGCTCACCGCGGTGGACTCGGCGCTGATGGTCATCGACGCCGCCAAGGGTGTCGAGGCGCGCACCATCAAACTGATGGAGGTCTGCCGCCTACGGACGACGCCGATCATCACCTTCGTCAACAAGCTGGACCGCGAGGGCCGCCCGCCGCTGGAACTGCTGGACGAGGTGGAGAAGGTGCTGGGCATCCGCTGCACCCCGGTCACCTGGCCGATCGGCATGGGACGTGAGTTCAAGGGCGTGTATCACTTGCTGGAAGATCGCTTCTATCTGTACACCGGCGACAAGCACCGGGTATCCGAGATCGAGACCATTGAAGGCCTGCACACGCCGGGCTTGGACCAGCGTTTTGGGCGTCCCTACCAGCAGATGCTGGAAGAAATCGAACTGGTGCAGATGGCCGGTGACGGCTTTGACTTGGACGCCTACCGCCGCGGCGAACTGACGCCGGTGTTCTTCGGTTCGGGCATCAACAACTTCGGCGTGCGTGAACTCTTGAACGGCTTCACCGACTGGGCGCCACCGCCGCAGGGCCGCGAAGCCGAACCGCGCCATGTCGCCGCCGACGAAGCCGCGTTCTCGGGCTTCGTGTTCAAGATCCAGGCCAACATGGACCCCAAGCACCGCGACCGCGTGGCGTTTCTGCGCGTCTGCTCGGGCACCTACCGCGAGGGCATGACCCTGCACTCGGTACGCCTGAAAGGCCCGGCGCGCATCTCGCAGGCGCTCACCTTCATGGCCTCGGACCGCGAGAACGTGCAGATCGCCTACCCCGGCGACATCATCGGCCTGCACAACCACGGCACCATCTCGATTGGCGACTCGTTCTCCGAAGGCGAGCAGATCCGCTTCACCGGCATCCCCAACTTCGCGCCCGACCTGTTCCGCCGGGTGATTCTCAAGGACCCGCTCAAGGCCAAAGCGCTCAACAAGGGCCTCGACCAGCTCTGCGAAGAAGGCGCCACCCAGGTCTACCGGCCGCTGACCAACAACGACATCGTGCTCGGCGCGGTCGGCGTGTTGCAGTTTGAAGTGGTGCAGTACCGCCTCAAGGACGAATACAACGTCGAGTGCATCTTCGAGCCGGTGCAGGTGCACAGCGCCCGCTGGGTGGCGTGCAGCGACGCCAAGAAGTGGACGGACTTCAAGGACAAGAACGAGCAGCGCCTGGCCATCGATCACCACGGCGCGCTGGTGTATCTGGCGTCGTCATCGGTGAACCTGGGCATGGCGCGTGAGCGCTTCCCCGACGTGCACTTCACCGACACCAAAGAGCAGAATTTCGGCGTTTGA
- the folE gene encoding GTP cyclohydrolase I FolE: protein MEDQFRAILSAVGEDPQREGLLNTPHRAAKAMTFLTRGYSQSIDEIVNGAIFETDNQEMVIVRDIEFYSMCEHHILPFFGRAHVAYIPAGKVIGLSKIPRIVDMFSRRLQIQEQLTQQIGECVQGVTQARGVAVVIEAKHLCAMMRGIEKQHSQMITSMMLGAFREDPRTRAEFLGLIRNQM, encoded by the coding sequence ATGGAAGACCAGTTTAGAGCGATCCTCAGCGCAGTAGGTGAGGACCCGCAACGTGAAGGCCTGCTCAACACGCCCCATCGGGCGGCCAAGGCGATGACCTTTCTCACGCGAGGGTATTCACAATCGATTGACGAAATCGTCAACGGTGCCATCTTCGAGACCGATAACCAGGAGATGGTGATTGTTCGTGACATCGAGTTTTATTCGATGTGTGAACACCACATCCTGCCGTTCTTTGGCCGCGCCCACGTCGCTTATATCCCCGCGGGCAAGGTCATTGGCCTGTCGAAAATCCCGCGCATCGTCGACATGTTCAGCCGGCGGCTGCAGATTCAGGAACAATTGACCCAACAGATTGGGGAATGTGTTCAGGGCGTGACCCAGGCGCGCGGCGTGGCGGTGGTGATCGAGGCCAAACACCTGTGCGCGATGATGCGCGGCATCGAGAAGCAGCACAGCCAGATGATCACCTCGATGATGCTGGGGGCGTTTCGCGAAGACCCTCGCACCCGTGCTGAATTTTTAGGGCTGATTCGCAACCAAATGTGA
- a CDS encoding type II toxin-antitoxin system VapC family toxin, translating to MSLVLDSSVTLAWLMPDESDANAQKALDRVVASRALVPSL from the coding sequence GTGAGTCTGGTGCTCGACAGCTCGGTGACCCTAGCGTGGCTGATGCCGGATGAGTCGGACGCCAATGCCCAAAAAGCGCTTGATCGCGTCGTCGCGAGCCGAGCCTTGGTGCCGTCGTTGTAG
- a CDS encoding DUF6279 family lipoprotein, which yields MARRSTLVVCAALLLSACSLPNLVYNRADFFVVREVGKYLTLTDAQKDALGEAVTDWQVWHRAHALPQWQTDTQALATDLQAPLEAAEISAWGQRVERHLRVALDEMMVRLVPLIATLSDAQIAEFWASFDEQRAERRDDAPSDVDALAQQGIKSMRRWVGRPNDEQVTMIVDWADAQAGRWQPSEIERAAREDARRRAEIDALLAARTAPDALDRWRASLAEDDPPDRRAPEANAARVSLLAALSASLNARQRDHLVAELEGYADLFGKMAAGG from the coding sequence ATGGCCAGGCGCTCGACGCTTGTGGTGTGTGCCGCGCTGCTGCTTTCCGCATGCAGCTTGCCGAATCTGGTCTACAACCGCGCCGACTTTTTTGTGGTCCGCGAAGTCGGCAAATACCTGACCCTCACCGATGCCCAGAAGGACGCGCTGGGTGAAGCGGTCACCGACTGGCAGGTTTGGCATCGTGCGCACGCGCTGCCGCAGTGGCAGACCGACACCCAGGCGCTGGCCACAGACCTGCAGGCGCCACTGGAGGCTGCCGAGATCAGCGCTTGGGGGCAGCGCGTCGAACGACACCTGCGGGTTGCGTTGGACGAAATGATGGTGCGACTGGTGCCGCTGATCGCCACCCTCAGCGATGCACAGATTGCCGAGTTCTGGGCGAGCTTCGATGAGCAGCGCGCCGAGCGCCGCGATGACGCGCCGAGTGATGTCGATGCCCTGGCCCAGCAGGGCATCAAGTCGATGAGACGCTGGGTCGGTCGCCCGAACGACGAACAAGTGACCATGATCGTCGACTGGGCCGACGCGCAGGCCGGGCGTTGGCAGCCCTCCGAGATCGAGCGCGCCGCGCGCGAAGACGCACGCCGGCGTGCCGAGATTGATGCCTTGCTGGCCGCGCGTACGGCGCCGGATGCACTGGATCGCTGGCGCGCTTCTCTCGCCGAAGACGACCCGCCCGATCGTCGAGCGCCAGAAGCTAACGCCGCACGCGTGTCGTTACTGGCGGCGCTGTCGGCATCGCTGAACGCGCGTCAGCGTGACCATCTGGTCGCCGAGCTTGAGGGCTACGCCGACCTGTTCGGGAAGATGGCGGCCGGCGGCTGA
- a CDS encoding acyl-ACP desaturase yields MTGAAPGLSFGTAEQLAVLVDMEDAVRAEIALHLERRKLWFPNDLLPADATLDAAADAEIKSMREAARGIPDVARVGLALNLLTEEGLPHFHRLIAVHFGAESPWRDWNYMWTAEEDRHGCALRDYVRDARLFDMRALEAAQYRYIEAGFDPEWDRDPYRLLAYTSLQEKATQVSHANTGRLCVGIEPVAQRVLAHLARDESRHYEFYRASFGEILKRDPNRGLASLLSVTLNFVMPGHAMPGFDEMSEVVERAGIFGGRDYSRIVEELLAFWEIGKMEGLSAEGRAAQDKLMAVPARLAKVADYAERKRKPRDYRFDFLADREIRL; encoded by the coding sequence ATGACAGGAGCTGCCCCGGGCCTCAGTTTTGGCACTGCCGAGCAACTGGCAGTGTTGGTCGACATGGAGGACGCGGTGCGTGCCGAGATTGCGCTGCACCTCGAACGCCGCAAGCTGTGGTTTCCCAATGATCTGTTGCCGGCCGACGCGACGCTGGATGCCGCCGCCGATGCCGAAATCAAATCCATGCGCGAAGCCGCGCGCGGTATTCCCGACGTGGCCCGTGTCGGCCTGGCCCTCAACCTGCTGACCGAAGAAGGCCTGCCGCATTTCCATCGACTTATCGCCGTCCATTTCGGTGCCGAAAGTCCTTGGCGTGACTGGAATTACATGTGGACCGCCGAGGAAGACCGCCACGGCTGCGCGCTGCGTGACTACGTACGCGATGCCCGGCTGTTTGACATGCGCGCGCTCGAAGCGGCGCAGTACCGATACATCGAAGCCGGCTTTGACCCCGAGTGGGACCGCGACCCCTATCGCTTGCTCGCTTACACCTCGCTGCAGGAAAAGGCGACCCAGGTCAGCCATGCCAACACCGGCCGGCTGTGCGTTGGCATCGAGCCGGTGGCGCAGCGCGTGCTGGCCCACCTCGCGCGCGATGAATCGCGCCATTACGAGTTCTACCGCGCCAGCTTCGGCGAGATTCTGAAGCGCGATCCAAACCGCGGTTTGGCCTCCCTGCTCAGTGTCACCCTCAACTTCGTGATGCCCGGCCATGCCATGCCCGGCTTCGATGAAATGAGCGAAGTGGTCGAGCGCGCTGGCATCTTCGGCGGCCGTGATTACAGCCGCATCGTCGAAGAGCTGCTGGCGTTCTGGGAGATCGGCAAGATGGAAGGCTTGTCCGCCGAAGGTCGCGCCGCACAGGACAAGCTGATGGCGGTACCGGCCCGGCTTGCGAAAGTGGCCGACTACGCCGAGCGCAAGCGCAAGCCGCGCGACTATCGTTTCGACTTTCTCGCCGACCGCGAGATTCGGCTCTGA
- a CDS encoding DUF2188 domain-containing protein: MRKVSKHVVPNPSGGWSVKNSGATRASKVFDTQQQAITYGRDAAKKTRSELYVHGRDGTIKNKNSYGNDPMPPRDNK; this comes from the coding sequence ATGAGAAAGGTAAGCAAGCATGTGGTCCCAAACCCTTCCGGGGGGTGGTCCGTGAAGAACTCCGGCGCAACTAGGGCGAGCAAGGTCTTCGACACTCAGCAGCAGGCCATTACTTACGGTCGCGACGCTGCGAAGAAGACGAGATCCGAGCTTTATGTCCACGGCCGCGACGGGACGATCAAGAATAAGAATAGCTATGGCAACGATCCGATGCCTCCGCGAGACAACAAGTAG
- a CDS encoding glycine zipper 2TM domain-containing protein, which yields MLKNWIALMPVAGLALAMSACAPALEDSASADAEDESAASEEAAPVAAAKPAPAPEPVCNNCGTVSNIETVTEKGEGSGIGAVAGAIAGGVIGHQFGSGSGNKAATAAGAIGGGMAGHEIEKRRNSATYFRVTVRMDAGGSQVVTLNSTSGISVGTPVRVVGNNLELRT from the coding sequence ATGTTGAAAAATTGGATTGCGCTGATGCCGGTGGCCGGTCTTGCTTTGGCGATGAGCGCCTGCGCCCCTGCACTTGAAGACAGCGCTTCGGCAGACGCTGAAGATGAGAGCGCCGCCTCTGAAGAAGCTGCGCCCGTCGCCGCCGCCAAGCCGGCGCCCGCGCCGGAGCCGGTGTGCAACAACTGCGGCACGGTCAGCAACATCGAAACTGTGACCGAGAAGGGCGAGGGCAGCGGTATCGGCGCGGTGGCCGGCGCGATTGCCGGGGGTGTCATCGGGCATCAGTTCGGCAGCGGCAGCGGCAACAAGGCGGCGACCGCAGCGGGTGCCATTGGCGGCGGTATGGCGGGGCACGAGATCGAGAAGCGTCGCAACTCGGCGACCTATTTCCGCGTCACCGTGCGGATGGATGCGGGCGGCTCGCAGGTCGTCACGCTGAATTCCACTTCGGGCATCTCGGTTGGCACCCCGGTGCGGGTCGTCGGGAACAACCTCGAACTGCGGACCTGA
- a CDS encoding MATE family efflux transporter — MTPERRRDILQISVPIVAGMTSQNLLNLVDAWMVGALGATALAAVGLASFVNFMAVSFLTGFSPAVQALAARRVGEGRMHEVAVPLNGGLRLSLLIGVPLTVLGWWGAEALMAMLTPDPAVVEEGTGYLQWRLLAVAAVGMNFCYRGYWSAIKRTQVYMVTLFVMNALNVPISYGLIHGLWGLPQMGTAGAGLGTSISVFIGTLFYLLYAFRHARPHGYLRAAPSTDENRALLRLGLPSAVQQLMFSGGFTVLFWMIARIGTDELAVSHILITLMLTLILPSVGFGIAAATLASQALGRGDVQDAARAAWDTWRVALWIYLAAGLPMVLAPEWLLGWFLNDPAVVALGVVPLQLLGLMMAVDGLGIILMQALLGAGASRYVMFVATGLQWGLFLPLVWWVGPVSGFGLTMVWLAMGAYRLLQAGFFAVAWRRRRWAQIRL; from the coding sequence ATGACGCCGGAGCGGCGGCGCGACATTCTGCAGATCAGCGTGCCCATCGTGGCCGGCATGACGTCGCAGAATCTGCTCAACCTGGTCGACGCATGGATGGTGGGCGCGCTGGGCGCAACGGCGCTGGCGGCGGTCGGTCTCGCGAGCTTCGTCAATTTCATGGCGGTGTCATTTCTCACCGGATTCTCGCCAGCGGTTCAGGCGCTGGCGGCACGCCGGGTGGGTGAGGGCCGCATGCACGAGGTCGCGGTGCCACTCAATGGTGGACTGCGGCTATCGCTGTTGATTGGCGTGCCGTTGACCGTGCTCGGCTGGTGGGGCGCTGAAGCGCTGATGGCGATGTTGACGCCCGACCCGGCGGTGGTTGAGGAGGGCACCGGCTACCTGCAATGGCGGCTGCTGGCGGTGGCGGCGGTCGGCATGAACTTCTGCTATCGCGGCTACTGGAGCGCAATCAAGCGCACACAGGTGTACATGGTCACCTTGTTCGTGATGAACGCACTGAATGTGCCGATCAGCTACGGGCTGATTCACGGGCTCTGGGGATTGCCGCAGATGGGCACTGCCGGCGCCGGGTTGGGCACGTCGATCTCGGTGTTCATCGGTACGTTGTTCTATCTGCTCTATGCCTTCCGCCACGCGCGCCCGCACGGTTATCTTCGGGCGGCGCCGTCGACCGACGAGAACCGCGCCCTGTTGCGCTTGGGGCTGCCCAGCGCGGTGCAGCAGTTGATGTTCTCGGGTGGCTTCACGGTGCTGTTCTGGATGATTGCCCGTATTGGCACCGATGAACTGGCGGTGTCGCACATCCTCATCACGCTGATGCTGACCCTGATTCTGCCCAGCGTCGGCTTTGGTATTGCCGCCGCGACGCTGGCCAGCCAGGCCCTGGGGCGCGGCGACGTGCAGGACGCTGCGCGAGCCGCGTGGGACACCTGGCGCGTCGCGCTGTGGATCTATCTGGCCGCTGGTCTGCCGATGGTGCTGGCGCCCGAATGGTTGCTCGGCTGGTTCCTGAACGACCCGGCTGTCGTGGCGCTGGGCGTGGTGCCACTGCAGTTGCTGGGCCTGATGATGGCCGTCGACGGCCTCGGCATCATTCTCATGCAGGCGCTGCTGGGCGCGGGCGCAAGCCGCTATGTCATGTTCGTGGCCACGGGTCTTCAGTGGGGATTGTTCCTGCCATTGGTTTGGTGGGTGGGGCCGGTGTCGGGTTTCGGGCTGACCATGGTGTGGCTGGCCATGGGGGCGTATCGTCTGTTGCAGGCGGGGTTCTTTGCAGTTGCCTGGCGCCGCCGCCGTTGGGCGCAAATTCGACTTTGA
- a CDS encoding type II toxin-antitoxin system Phd/YefM family antitoxin produces the protein MREIDAFEAKNTFGTLLDWVEAGEEVVITRRGKAVARLVMHQPGSEPDRSDVAAARIRARAAGLDGKALNWPEWKALRDEGRA, from the coding sequence ATGCGCGAGATCGATGCGTTTGAAGCCAAGAACACCTTCGGCACCTTGTTGGATTGGGTGGAAGCGGGCGAAGAGGTGGTCATCACCCGGCGCGGCAAGGCGGTGGCGCGGTTGGTCATGCACCAGCCGGGATCAGAACCCGACCGCAGTGATGTGGCGGCGGCCCGCATCCGCGCACGCGCGGCTGGCCTTGATGGCAAGGCCCTCAACTGGCCGGAATGGAAAGCGCTGCGCGACGAGGGCCGCGCGTGA
- a CDS encoding peptidoglycan-binding domain-containing protein: MMTRPTRLTSSATHSLPRRVGLLGLLAMLLPVAAVAQSMPQTAQPGDCFARIAQPPVFEKRTEQVRVVEASERVEVTPAEYEWTEQTVVIRPASERVVEARPAEYRTVEERVMVSPASERIEEVPARFRTESVSEMVKPATRVWKPGRGAIERIDSVSGEVLCLVEEPAVYREVQRQVLVEPATTRRVPIAAEYRSVRRQELLRPAETRIETVPAQTEAVRVRKLVRPASERRVPVPARYDSVTREIEVSASRVDWHPVLCNTNANQNLVLELQRALQRAGFSPGKVDGKLGRMTYEAVDRYQRANGLPTGGITFDTLDRLGVNARSSDRT, encoded by the coding sequence ATGATGACGCGCCCGACCCGCCTCACCTCCTCCGCAACCCACTCGCTTCCACGGCGCGTTGGCCTCCTCGGGCTGTTGGCGATGCTGCTGCCGGTCGCTGCCGTCGCGCAGTCGATGCCGCAAACCGCGCAGCCAGGCGACTGCTTTGCCCGTATCGCCCAGCCGCCAGTGTTTGAAAAGCGCACTGAACAAGTGCGGGTTGTAGAGGCCAGCGAACGCGTAGAAGTCACGCCCGCCGAGTACGAATGGACCGAGCAGACTGTGGTAATCCGGCCCGCCAGCGAACGTGTGGTTGAGGCACGCCCCGCCGAGTACCGCACCGTCGAGGAGCGGGTGATGGTCAGTCCCGCAAGCGAGCGCATCGAGGAAGTGCCCGCCCGTTTCCGCACCGAATCCGTCAGCGAGATGGTCAAGCCCGCGACCCGGGTCTGGAAGCCGGGCCGCGGCGCCATCGAGCGTATCGACAGTGTGTCGGGCGAAGTGCTGTGCCTGGTCGAAGAGCCGGCGGTCTACCGCGAAGTGCAACGCCAGGTGTTGGTCGAGCCCGCCACCACGCGGCGTGTTCCGATTGCGGCCGAGTACCGCAGCGTGCGCCGCCAAGAACTACTGCGCCCCGCTGAAACGCGGATTGAAACCGTGCCCGCGCAAACAGAGGCCGTTCGCGTACGCAAACTGGTGAGACCCGCCAGCGAACGACGCGTGCCGGTGCCGGCGCGCTATGACTCGGTCACGCGCGAGATTGAAGTCAGCGCCAGCCGCGTCGACTGGCACCCCGTGTTATGCAACACCAACGCCAACCAGAATCTCGTGTTGGAACTGCAGCGCGCCCTGCAGCGGGCCGGATTCAGCCCCGGCAAGGTCGACGGCAAACTCGGCCGCATGACCTACGAGGCCGTCGACCGCTATCAGCGCGCCAACGGTCTGCCCACTGGCGGCATCACGTTTGACACCCTCGACCGGCTGGGCGTGAACGCGCGCAGCAGTGACCGGACCTGA
- a CDS encoding MFS transporter, which produces MNTASAPRPDALAALRIGEFRALSGLALLVMIAVQAQAVAIGWALYQITRDPLVLGLVGLAEALPFIGLALFGGYLADHRDKRTLMRIALGLMIAASMLLIFVMQDAVRARLGPWPWLLAVYASLMLMGLARGLFAPSATALRAFVVPRTIYPNAAAWSSTAMQSGMVLGPLLGGLSYAAFGLSVTLWGCAGLLATAIGLSVWLKPRPPLSVRVHGQSVIQNIAEGLAFVRRTPVILYSLALDLLVVLFGGVIAILPMFAEEILRIGPEALGVLRAAPAVGAILTILICTRFTPTVHAWRNLLLACAGFGAATLVFALSSHYWLSVAALFATGAFDSISVVIRQTLLQIYTPDALRGRVQAVNSVFISTSNEIGAFESGLAAKLMGAVPSVIFGAAMTLGLTGVIGRRTRTLLRLRVTAASTT; this is translated from the coding sequence TTGAACACTGCTTCCGCCCCGCGCCCCGACGCGCTCGCTGCCCTGCGCATCGGTGAGTTTCGTGCCTTGTCGGGACTGGCGCTGCTGGTGATGATTGCGGTGCAGGCGCAGGCGGTGGCCATCGGCTGGGCGCTGTACCAGATCACCCGCGATCCGCTGGTGCTCGGCCTGGTCGGGCTGGCCGAGGCGCTGCCGTTCATCGGCCTGGCGTTGTTTGGCGGCTATCTGGCCGATCACCGCGACAAGCGCACGCTGATGCGAATTGCGCTGGGCCTGATGATCGCCGCATCGATGCTGTTGATCTTCGTCATGCAGGACGCGGTACGCGCACGCTTGGGCCCTTGGCCGTGGCTGCTGGCGGTGTACGCGAGCCTGATGCTGATGGGGCTGGCACGCGGGCTGTTCGCGCCGTCGGCCACCGCCCTTCGCGCCTTTGTGGTGCCGCGCACGATTTATCCCAATGCGGCGGCGTGGTCGAGTACGGCGATGCAGTCCGGCATGGTGCTGGGACCGCTGTTAGGCGGGCTGTCGTATGCGGCATTCGGGCTCAGCGTGACCCTGTGGGGCTGCGCCGGACTGTTGGCCACCGCCATCGGCCTGAGCGTGTGGCTGAAACCGCGCCCGCCGCTGAGCGTGCGGGTGCACGGGCAGTCGGTGATCCAGAACATTGCCGAAGGGCTGGCCTTCGTGCGTCGTACGCCGGTGATCCTGTACTCGCTGGCACTGGACCTTCTGGTGGTGCTGTTTGGCGGGGTGATTGCGATTCTGCCGATGTTTGCCGAGGAGATTCTGCGCATCGGTCCCGAAGCCCTCGGCGTGCTGCGCGCGGCACCGGCGGTGGGCGCCATCCTCACCATCCTGATCTGCACGCGCTTCACGCCCACCGTGCACGCCTGGCGCAACCTGCTGCTGGCCTGCGCCGGGTTTGGCGCGGCGACCCTGGTGTTTGCACTCTCAAGCCACTATTGGCTGTCGGTGGCCGCGCTGTTTGCAACCGGTGCATTCGATTCGATCAGCGTGGTGATTCGCCAGACCTTGCTGCAGATCTACACACCGGACGCCCTGCGCGGACGGGTGCAGGCGGTCAACAGTGTGTTCATCAGCACCTCGAATGAAATCGGCGCTTTCGAATCCGGGCTTGCGGCAAAACTGATGGGCGCGGTGCCCTCGGTCATCTTCGGCGCGGCAATGACGCTGGGGCTGACCGGCGTGATCGGGCGCCGCACCCGAACGCTGCTACGCCTGCGGGTGACGGCAGCGTCCACAACGTAA
- a CDS encoding SDR family oxidoreductase produces the protein MSAAAAQRVVITGAGSGLGRAIALAFAAQSARIAVTDRDLDGAADTLKAVEAAGGSGFVQSLDVTREADFAVLAERLALDWGGLDVLVNNAGVATAGTVAESDLAQWQWVLDINLLGCVRGVRALAPLMTAQQSGHIVNVASFAGIANPPALASYNAAKAAVISLSETLRFEMAPHGVGVTVACPSFFKTRLLETSRRHAGDDAPAVPMEGIVGRLMAKASVTADDVARDIVEAVGHNTFMVISHSDARRLYHLKRLSPSLYFKMARKATAGFLRGR, from the coding sequence GTGTCCGCTGCCGCCGCCCAACGCGTCGTCATCACCGGCGCCGGCAGCGGTCTGGGCCGGGCCATTGCCCTGGCATTCGCCGCGCAGTCTGCCCGGATCGCCGTCACCGACCGAGACCTAGACGGTGCCGCCGACACCCTGAAGGCGGTTGAAGCGGCCGGCGGCAGCGGCTTCGTGCAGTCGCTGGACGTGACCCGCGAAGCCGATTTCGCCGTCCTGGCCGAACGCCTCGCCCTGGACTGGGGTGGGCTCGACGTGTTGGTCAACAACGCTGGTGTTGCCACCGCCGGCACCGTCGCCGAGTCCGATCTGGCGCAGTGGCAGTGGGTGCTCGACATCAACCTACTCGGCTGCGTGCGCGGTGTGCGGGCGCTGGCGCCGCTGATGACCGCGCAGCAAAGCGGTCACATCGTCAATGTCGCCTCGTTTGCCGGTATCGCCAACCCCCCGGCCCTGGCCAGTTATAACGCGGCCAAGGCGGCGGTCATCTCACTGTCTGAGACCCTGCGCTTCGAAATGGCCCCGCACGGCGTCGGCGTAACGGTGGCCTGCCCCTCATTCTTCAAAACCCGGTTGCTGGAAACCTCGCGGCGGCACGCTGGCGACGACGCACCTGCGGTGCCGATGGAAGGCATCGTCGGCCGCCTGATGGCCAAGGCCAGCGTTACCGCTGACGATGTGGCCCGCGACATTGTCGAGGCAGTGGGGCACAACACCTTCATGGTCATCAGCCACAGTGACGCGCGTCGCCTTTATCACCTGAAGCGCCTCAGTCCGAGTCTCTATTTCAAAATGGCGCGCAAAGCCACCGCCGGGTTCCTGCGTGGCCGATAA